The Actinomycetes bacterium nucleotide sequence TGGCGCGACATCCAGTGGGCGCTGCGACGGATGGAGGACCGGGGTCAGATCCGCGGCGGGCGTTTCGTCAACGGGTTCAGCGGGGAGCAGTTCGCCCACCCCGAGGCGCTCGAAGGACTCAAGGCCGTTCGCAGGCTCGAACCATCGAACCGCACCGTGAAGGTGAGCGGCGCTGATCCCCTCAACGTCACCGGCGTGATCCTGCCCGGTGACCGGGTACCCGCCCGCCGCACGGAATCGGTCGAACTGCCCGTATAGACGCATTCATCCGCATGTCTGCATAAGGTGGTGATCCCTGTTCCTAGCCCATCTGTCGGAGACTGCTATCTCCCAACAGAAAGACATCGACGTGCCCCCGACACCTGAAACGACAGCCACAGGCATCGACGGACCGCGGCTGGAATCGCTGCGCCATTGGAACATCGGCCTGGCGGTGCTGCACATCGGCCAGGCCGTCGCGGTGCTCGTTCTGGCCAGTGGGTTCACGATCGCGATCACATCCACCTTTCCGGTCGGTGCGCCCGGTTCGCCAGCCCCGGCGCCCGACAATCTGTTCGAGGTGCCGATCGGTGGCGCAGTTGCGTTGTTCCTGGTGATGGCCGGGCTCGACCACCTGTTGACGGCGACGGTGGGCCGCCGTGCATACGAGGCCGACCTGCGGCGGGGGATCAACCGGTTCCGCTGGGTCGAATACAGCTTCAGCGCCACCCTCATGGTGATCCTGATCGGCATGTTCTCCGGGGTCACCGACATCACGGCGGTGATCGCCATCGTCGGGGCCAATGTCGGGATGATCCTCTTCGGCTGGGTGCAGGAGAGGATGAACCCACCGGGGCGGGAACGCACCACGATGGTTCCGTTCTGGATGGGAACGGTCGTGGGCATCGCACCGTGGATTGCGATCGTGGTCAACGTGATCGGGGCAGAGGTCGTGCCCGGGTTCGTCTACGGCATCATCGTCGCCCAGTTCCTGTTCTTCTTCAGCTTCGGGCTCAACCAGTGGCTCCAGTACCGGGGCGTGGGCAAGTGGCAGGACTACGGCTACGGCGAGTGCGCATACCTCGTGTTGAGCCTCGCAGCGAAGACGGTGCTCGCCTGGCAGATATTCGGCGGTTCACTGGCCGGGTGAGCCCGCGGCACCCCACAAGGGGGCCGCTCGGCATGGGTGGATGTGCCCGGATGGGGTACTCACGGGGCCGGTGCGGGTTGACACCCTGCGTGGCGCGGTGACACCTTGAGCAGGTGTCTGTGGGCGACGTGGGCGACGTGACGCGGGGCGGAGAAGCACCCGAACCCGAAGATTCCGCGCCCGCGCAGGCGCGCTCACCGCAGGAGGACACGCAACGCCAGATGCCCCCTGTAGTTGCGATGAACCGCCTCGCATTCATCGACGTCATGCGCACGGTCGCGGTCGGCCGCGTCGTGGTCAACCACGCCCTGCCGTGGGCGTGGATGAAGTGGTTCGAGTCGCTGCCGGTGATGTTCTTCGCGTCCGGCCTGCTGGTCGGACGCAGCCTCGCGACACGCGACTGGAAGTCCGTGTTCATCGGACGCTTCAAGCGCCTCGCCATGCCCACCGGCCTGTACCTCGCGTTTGCCGCCACGATGAAGCTGACCGGTGCGATGGCGGGCACCACCACCCACCTCTGGTACGTGTGGACGTTCCTGTTGTTCACCGCGCTGTCGGGTGTGTTCCTGAAGCTGATCCGCTGGTCGCGGTGGGTCACCCTCTCCGCGGCGGCGCTGATGGTCGTGGCGCTCACCCTCTCGGAGGTCAACTCGACCGCCCTTAGCGGTGCCTACCTCCTCGCCTGGCTCGCCGGGATGATCTGGGCCGAGGACGACTGCCGACTGCCCTCGCGCCGCTTCCTCGTGACGACGGCTGTGCTCGGCGCCACGGCAGCCGTCGTGTCGGTCGCCCTGTTGCGCCAGCTCGACCTGCTCACGTCGCCCAGTGAACTGGGCATCTCGATGGCCGCGCTGGGTGCTGCATGGCTCGCGGTCGGGCTGCTTCTG carries:
- a CDS encoding acyltransferase, with translation MNRLAFIDVMRTVAVGRVVVNHALPWAWMKWFESLPVMFFASGLLVGRSLATRDWKSVFIGRFKRLAMPTGLYLAFAATMKLTGAMAGTTTHLWYVWTFLLFTALSGVFLKLIRWSRWVTLSAAALMVVALTLSEVNSTALSGAYLLAWLAGMIWAEDDCRLPSRRFLVTTAVLGATAAVVSVALLRQLDLLTSPSELGISMAALGAAWLAVGLLLRDQLEALMHMRGIGPFIRYLNKRLLTIYLWHLPATIIGRQWAADLELSSVWSALFVLAVTFLVTGIATVALGGLEDRASASSKKVKARAAAGSGSPEDGPAIDLR